The Paenibacillus sp. YPG26 genome includes a window with the following:
- the addA gene encoding helicase-exonuclease AddAB subunit AddA — protein sequence MSIPKPPGTKWSDDQWNAISKSGGNMLIAAAAGSGKTAVLVERIIRKITSVEAPLSVDRLLVATFTKAAASEMRERIRSALESLLEEDPSNEHVSRQLAMLGRASITTLHSFCLEVIQRYYTLIPLDPGFRIASESDVKLLRQEVLEQLFEEKYGTESEGGAFLSLVDWFSGERSDDAMFLLVQRLYDFSRSHSWPDHWLRSTAALFQMADMEQMSESPWVKSILADTRLTLNGVRDLLKQAKDIALSPGGPAPYAVSLDEDLEVVEGLLEAASYQPWENLYHVFQYSGFGKLKPCKKDQTDPVLQDRVKNLREEAKKTIMELRGQLFGRPAEDFVAELHQAAPLMNELAELVIAFAQRYQEEKQAKGWLDFSDLEHYCLQILRHPDSTPVNIIPSDAALEYQMQYGEVLLDEYQDTNTVQEDIVRLISRANPGNRFMVGDVKQSIYRFRLAEPGLFLDKYRMYGPDFTGEGLRIDLARNFRSRREVVGAVNYLFRQMMNEGVAEISYDSRAELVYGEGFPAGSPDDSSGYMPELLLVDRSKSDMTASESLSEVSPEDEGTAEDAAELEAVRLEARMIAARIHEMMGENGRSLYIYDKTIQDHRPVQYRDMVILLRSTLSWAPAMIQELRLEGIPAYGELSQGYFQASEVEIMLSLLQIIDNPQQDIPLASVLRSPIYGLSEEELAGIRLAAPQSGFYEAVQTAASAESSSEELSRKLGGFLAQLEGWRTEARQGELGRLIWNIYRETGYLDWVGGLPGGAQRQANLKALYDRARTYEQSTSSRGLFRFLRFISRLKENGGDFGAPGTGNDQNEGIRIMTIHKSKGLEFPVVFVAGLSKMFNRQDMNAPFLMHKELGFGPKFVNADTRVSYPTLPNLAIRRRANMELLAEEMRVLYVALTRPKDKLVLVAAVKDLPKAAAVWSQALQNGEEMLPDYMLARGRSYLDWIGPALIRHPAASVLRELAGAGEESGARLIAERLDWRIGILSSQDMQRHAAAASEDMGETGEAGDRAALQALISGRPVLVGKGLDPELSEAVASRLGWSYPFESASHIPAKTTVTEMKAMLALQDDPPVNILEGQALREEVIQAAEPASFKLHLRRPQFMEQRRMTPTERGTAYHTVMQHISFNAEDVDHAAEETTRWLVQHQIMAEDQARELEHDKITGFLKSPLGLRLREAEWVKRELAFSYGVQASEAYPMLKGFGLDAHDDYRLKLQIQQGLNQETVLVQGIVDCLFCVDGRWILLDYKSDRVLEHTGGLSALAEKYRFQLELYGRAIEEITGNPVDEKWLYFFDQDEAVKL from the coding sequence ATGAGCATTCCCAAACCGCCTGGAACTAAATGGAGTGATGATCAGTGGAACGCCATCTCCAAGTCTGGGGGTAATATGCTGATTGCCGCAGCAGCGGGATCAGGGAAGACGGCGGTGCTTGTAGAGCGGATTATCCGCAAGATTACAAGTGTGGAAGCGCCGCTTAGTGTGGACCGTCTGCTCGTGGCGACCTTCACCAAGGCCGCAGCTTCTGAAATGCGGGAACGTATTCGCTCGGCTCTTGAGTCGCTGCTGGAAGAGGACCCTTCGAATGAGCATGTAAGCCGCCAGCTGGCTATGCTTGGCCGTGCTTCTATTACAACGCTGCATTCTTTCTGTCTGGAAGTCATCCAGCGTTACTACACCTTGATTCCGCTTGATCCAGGCTTCAGAATTGCTTCGGAAAGTGATGTGAAGCTGCTTCGTCAGGAAGTGCTTGAGCAGCTGTTCGAGGAGAAGTATGGCACGGAGTCTGAAGGAGGTGCTTTCCTGTCCCTGGTGGATTGGTTCAGCGGAGAACGCAGTGATGATGCGATGTTCCTGCTGGTTCAGCGGTTATATGACTTCTCCCGAAGTCATTCCTGGCCGGATCACTGGCTGCGTTCTACGGCTGCGTTATTCCAAATGGCCGACATGGAGCAAATGTCAGAGAGTCCCTGGGTAAAGTCGATCCTCGCCGATACCCGGCTCACCTTGAACGGGGTACGCGATCTGCTGAAGCAGGCAAAAGATATCGCATTATCTCCCGGCGGCCCCGCTCCTTATGCGGTCTCTCTGGATGAGGATCTCGAGGTGGTTGAAGGCCTGCTTGAGGCGGCCTCCTATCAGCCTTGGGAGAACTTGTATCATGTATTCCAGTATTCTGGCTTCGGCAAGCTGAAGCCCTGCAAGAAAGATCAGACAGATCCGGTTCTTCAGGACCGTGTAAAAAACTTGCGGGAAGAGGCCAAGAAGACGATTATGGAGCTTCGGGGTCAGCTGTTCGGACGGCCTGCTGAGGATTTCGTGGCTGAGCTGCATCAGGCGGCTCCGCTGATGAATGAACTCGCAGAGCTTGTAATTGCTTTTGCCCAGCGGTATCAGGAAGAGAAGCAGGCCAAAGGGTGGCTGGACTTCTCGGACCTTGAGCATTATTGTCTGCAAATTCTTAGACATCCGGACTCTACTCCGGTGAATATAATCCCCTCTGATGCGGCTCTTGAATATCAAATGCAGTATGGGGAAGTTCTCCTGGATGAGTATCAGGATACGAACACGGTGCAGGAGGATATTGTACGTCTGATCTCCAGGGCCAATCCGGGCAACAGGTTCATGGTTGGCGATGTGAAGCAGAGCATCTACCGCTTTAGGCTGGCGGAACCTGGGCTGTTTCTGGATAAGTACCGGATGTATGGCCCGGATTTCACGGGTGAAGGGCTCCGAATTGATCTGGCACGCAATTTCCGCAGCCGCAGAGAGGTTGTCGGCGCCGTCAACTATCTGTTCAGACAGATGATGAATGAAGGGGTTGCAGAGATCTCTTATGATTCAAGAGCAGAGCTTGTCTATGGAGAAGGCTTCCCAGCGGGCTCACCGGATGATTCTTCCGGCTACATGCCCGAGCTGCTGCTCGTTGATCGAAGCAAATCTGACATGACGGCAAGTGAGAGTCTATCGGAAGTGAGTCCGGAGGATGAAGGCACTGCAGAGGACGCAGCCGAGCTCGAGGCGGTCAGGCTGGAAGCCCGCATGATTGCCGCTCGGATTCACGAGATGATGGGAGAGAACGGCAGGTCGCTGTATATCTACGACAAAACTATTCAAGATCATCGGCCCGTGCAATACCGGGATATGGTGATTCTTCTAAGATCCACGCTCTCCTGGGCCCCGGCCATGATTCAGGAACTGCGGCTTGAAGGAATTCCTGCATATGGCGAGTTAAGTCAGGGATACTTCCAGGCATCGGAAGTGGAGATTATGCTGTCTCTGCTTCAGATTATTGACAACCCCCAGCAGGATATCCCGCTTGCTTCTGTACTGAGGTCCCCGATCTATGGGTTATCGGAGGAGGAGCTGGCAGGAATCCGATTAGCGGCTCCGCAATCCGGCTTCTATGAAGCTGTCCAGACTGCGGCTTCCGCGGAGTCATCCAGTGAAGAGTTGTCCCGCAAGCTTGGCGGATTCCTCGCCCAGCTTGAAGGCTGGAGGACGGAAGCAAGACAAGGGGAGCTTGGACGATTGATCTGGAACATTTACAGAGAGACGGGGTATCTGGACTGGGTGGGAGGACTGCCAGGCGGAGCCCAGCGTCAGGCTAATCTGAAGGCGCTCTATGACAGGGCGCGGACCTATGAGCAATCCACCTCCTCCAGGGGGCTGTTCCGCTTCCTCCGATTTATCTCAAGACTGAAGGAGAATGGAGGGGACTTTGGCGCTCCGGGAACGGGCAATGATCAGAATGAAGGCATCCGCATTATGACGATTCATAAGAGTAAAGGGCTGGAATTCCCTGTCGTGTTCGTGGCCGGACTGTCCAAAATGTTCAACAGGCAGGATATGAATGCGCCGTTCCTGATGCATAAAGAGCTCGGATTCGGCCCGAAATTCGTTAATGCCGATACCCGGGTCAGTTATCCCACGCTGCCGAATCTGGCTATTCGCAGACGTGCCAATATGGAACTGCTGGCTGAGGAAATGCGGGTGCTCTATGTGGCTCTCACCCGTCCCAAGGACAAGCTTGTGCTGGTTGCCGCTGTTAAAGATCTGCCCAAGGCAGCAGCAGTCTGGAGTCAAGCGCTCCAGAATGGGGAAGAAATGCTGCCGGACTACATGCTCGCGAGGGGAAGAAGCTATCTGGACTGGATCGGTCCTGCCTTAATCCGCCACCCGGCAGCCTCTGTACTGAGAGAGCTCGCTGGTGCTGGCGAGGAGTCTGGGGCAAGGCTTATCGCTGAGCGCCTGGATTGGCGGATCGGAATCCTGTCTTCCCAGGATATGCAGAGACACGCCGCGGCAGCTTCAGAAGACATGGGAGAGACCGGCGAAGCTGGAGACAGGGCGGCGCTGCAGGCGTTGATATCCGGCCGTCCGGTTCTTGTCGGGAAGGGGCTGGATCCAGAATTGTCCGAGGCTGTTGCTTCCAGGCTGGGTTGGTCATATCCGTTCGAATCAGCCAGTCATATCCCCGCCAAGACTACCGTAACCGAGATGAAAGCCATGCTTGCGCTGCAAGATGATCCTCCAGTGAATATTCTGGAAGGACAAGCATTGCGGGAAGAGGTTATACAGGCTGCTGAGCCTGCTTCCTTCAAGCTTCATCTCCGGAGGCCCCAATTCATGGAGCAGCGGAGAATGACGCCCACGGAGCGGGGAACTGCGTACCATACGGTTATGCAGCATATTTCTTTTAACGCTGAAGACGTGGATCATGCTGCGGAGGAGACGACCCGCTGGCTTGTTCAGCATCAGATCATGGCTGAAGATCAGGCCCGGGAGCTTGAGCATGACAAGATTACCGGATTCTTGAAGAGTCCGCTTGGGCTAAGGCTCCGTGAAGCAGAGTGGGTCAAGCGTGAGCTAGCTTTCAGTTACGGAGTACAAGCCTCTGAAGCTTATCCCATGCTTAAGGGATTCGGGCTTGATGCTCATGATGACTACAGGCTTAAATTACAAATCCAGCAGGGACTGAATCAGGAAACTGTGCTTGTCCAGGGGATTGTGGACTGCCTGTTCTGTGTCGATGGAAGGTGGATTCTTCTCGATTATAAGAGTGACCGTGTGCTGGAGCATACAGGCGGCCTGAGCGCTTTGGCGGAGAAGTACCGTTTCCAGCTGGAGCTATACGGGAGAGCCATAGAGGAGATTACCGGGAACCCCGTGGATGAGAAATGGCTGTACTTCTTTGATCAAGATGAGGCTGTGAAATTATAA
- the addB gene encoding helicase-exonuclease AddAB subunit AddB, whose amino-acid sequence MSLQFIIGRSGSGKSSLVLEQVRTRLREDPMGPPIIILVPEQGTFQIERALTESEELSGTIRAQVLGFRRLALRVMQETGGSALIPISDEGKRMLLYKIMRRRRNELRLYKNAGDQLGLIDRLNTLYTEFKKYAGDAAVLEYHHSQLQGTGEESSLLKDKLHDLSLLYKEFEEELSHHYVDAEDHVIKLAEGAAKSSFLSHAEIWIDGFYTFTPKEYEAIGQLMRTAAKVRISLTLDKPYDNGTPPHDLDLFHPTALAYMKLRALAESLSVEVDDTVVLDTKPFPRFVQSETLAHLESAYERRIRWKGELPSDFRRSLSLHAAPDRRAEVEETARAIRNLVQEHGARWRDMAVFVRNISDYEHIAASVFEDYDIPYFLDQKRSMLHHPLIEYVRASLDVVQKYWKYDDVFRCVKTDFVLPLDESITRSDMDALENYVLASGIHGSRWTDQRPWKGRPSLSLETLAAAEEASGSSGMVRIELCRHAIAVPLGAFEKRFKKGKTIREKCEAVYRLLEDIEAPQRLDLLAHRALAKGHPQEAMEHRQLWGAILDLLDQMVEMMGDETLSNEIFAGILNTGLEGLKLALVPPTLDQVLIGSTDRTRTSHVRHVFLLGVNEGVMPSLIQEEGILTDQERSVLAKTGMQLSPGITRQLLDERFLVYHALSAASCSLRVSYPSADEDGKPLLPSEVIRHLYTIFPALREGIQERTASREETDDLARITYPSPTLTELIGQLRLWKTGTEIAPVWWEVLEWYRARPEWNGKLRQLLGSLEYRNRTHTLTPNTSRKLYGKRLRTSVSRMERFASCPFSHFASHGLKLRERQLYRLKAPDIGQLFHAALSAMAVTFKEQNRSWGSLSSDECVREAEAAVDKLAPKLQGEILLSSKRYGYISRKLKNIVGRASVILGEQSRRGSFEPIGLELDFGPGRTLPPLTFELPNGCVMEIVGRIDRVDMAEGEQGLLLRVIDYKSSQTDLKLHEVYYGLSLQMLTYLDVIISSAEEWLGQSAVPAGALYFHVHNPLLQSANGLDPEQAGQELLKRFKMKGLLMADKDVVSRMDGLLEKGYSDILPVALKTDGTFYSSASVATSEQWDTLLRSVRNTIKGIGTRITEGDVAIEPYRIGQETACTHCSYRPVCQFDETMEDNKYNMLTKPDKEQTWDLLGERSRQADASWLPSGEVRTIEEGLE is encoded by the coding sequence ATGTCACTTCAATTTATCATTGGCCGGTCCGGCAGCGGGAAGAGCAGCCTGGTGCTGGAACAGGTTCGTACGAGACTGCGCGAGGACCCGATGGGCCCTCCAATCATTATATTGGTTCCTGAACAAGGAACATTTCAAATAGAACGCGCGCTCACAGAGAGCGAAGAGTTAAGTGGAACCATCCGGGCTCAGGTGCTTGGCTTCCGCAGGTTAGCGCTTCGGGTTATGCAGGAGACGGGCGGTTCAGCTCTGATTCCTATTAGTGATGAGGGAAAAAGGATGCTGCTGTACAAAATTATGCGGCGCCGCAGAAATGAGCTCAGATTGTACAAGAATGCGGGGGATCAGCTGGGGCTGATTGACCGCTTGAATACACTCTATACCGAGTTCAAGAAGTATGCCGGAGATGCTGCTGTGCTTGAATATCACCATTCCCAGCTTCAAGGCACCGGAGAGGAGTCCTCTCTGCTTAAGGACAAGCTGCACGATCTGTCGCTGCTCTATAAGGAGTTTGAGGAGGAACTGTCGCATCATTACGTGGACGCAGAGGATCATGTGATCAAGCTGGCTGAAGGTGCGGCTAAATCTTCCTTTTTGAGCCATGCCGAAATTTGGATCGACGGCTTCTATACATTCACCCCGAAAGAATATGAGGCGATTGGGCAGCTCATGAGAACGGCAGCCAAGGTACGGATATCGCTGACGCTCGACAAGCCTTATGACAATGGAACGCCGCCCCATGATCTTGACTTGTTCCATCCCACAGCATTGGCTTACATGAAGCTGAGAGCCCTGGCCGAGTCTCTGTCCGTTGAGGTTGACGACACAGTGGTATTAGATACCAAGCCATTCCCACGGTTCGTTCAGAGCGAGACGCTTGCTCATCTGGAGTCCGCTTATGAGCGGCGTATCCGGTGGAAAGGGGAGCTTCCTTCGGATTTCCGCCGCAGCCTGAGCCTGCACGCAGCACCTGACCGCAGGGCGGAAGTGGAAGAGACCGCCCGTGCCATTCGTAATCTGGTGCAGGAACACGGAGCCCGGTGGCGGGATATGGCGGTATTTGTGAGAAATATAAGCGATTATGAACATATCGCGGCTTCAGTATTTGAGGATTATGATATACCTTACTTTCTCGACCAGAAACGTTCGATGCTGCATCATCCGCTTATTGAATATGTTCGGGCTTCCCTGGATGTGGTGCAGAAATATTGGAAATATGATGATGTGTTCCGCTGTGTCAAGACAGACTTCGTACTCCCGTTAGATGAATCAATTACGAGAAGTGATATGGACGCGCTTGAGAATTATGTTCTGGCAAGCGGGATTCACGGGTCCAGATGGACGGATCAGCGGCCTTGGAAAGGAAGACCAAGCCTCTCGCTCGAAACTTTGGCCGCTGCAGAAGAAGCCTCAGGTTCGAGCGGCATGGTTAGGATCGAGCTCTGCCGTCATGCGATTGCCGTTCCTCTAGGGGCATTTGAGAAGCGGTTTAAGAAAGGGAAGACCATTCGCGAGAAGTGCGAAGCCGTCTACCGTCTTCTTGAGGACATTGAAGCTCCGCAGCGGCTGGATCTGCTTGCTCACCGTGCTCTTGCGAAGGGGCATCCCCAGGAGGCGATGGAGCACAGGCAGCTGTGGGGAGCTATCCTTGACCTGCTTGATCAGATGGTTGAGATGATGGGCGATGAGACATTAAGCAATGAGATCTTTGCAGGGATTCTGAACACGGGTCTGGAAGGCCTCAAGCTGGCTCTGGTACCGCCTACTCTGGATCAGGTTCTGATCGGCTCCACCGACAGAACACGTACCAGTCATGTGCGGCATGTCTTCCTGCTTGGGGTTAACGAAGGTGTCATGCCGTCTCTGATTCAGGAAGAAGGAATATTGACGGATCAGGAGAGAAGCGTGCTGGCGAAGACAGGAATGCAGCTCTCACCAGGGATTACACGCCAGCTGCTGGATGAGAGGTTTCTTGTCTATCATGCACTGTCCGCTGCAAGCTGCTCGCTCCGGGTGAGTTATCCGTCCGCAGATGAGGACGGGAAGCCGCTGCTGCCTTCCGAGGTGATTAGACATCTATACACTATATTCCCTGCTCTGCGCGAAGGGATTCAGGAACGGACAGCTTCAAGAGAAGAGACAGATGACTTGGCAAGAATCACTTATCCATCCCCGACACTTACGGAGTTGATCGGCCAGCTGCGCCTATGGAAGACGGGAACGGAAATAGCACCAGTCTGGTGGGAAGTCCTGGAATGGTATAGAGCTAGGCCCGAGTGGAACGGGAAGCTGCGTCAACTGCTTGGATCACTCGAGTACCGTAATCGGACCCATACCCTAACGCCGAATACCAGCCGCAAATTATACGGGAAAAGACTGCGGACCAGCGTCTCCCGGATGGAACGGTTCGCATCCTGTCCATTCTCTCATTTTGCCTCACATGGATTGAAGCTTAGAGAGCGGCAGCTCTACCGTCTTAAAGCTCCGGATATCGGTCAGCTCTTCCATGCGGCATTAAGTGCGATGGCGGTTACCTTCAAGGAACAGAACCGAAGCTGGGGCAGCCTGTCTTCTGATGAATGTGTGAGGGAAGCCGAAGCGGCAGTGGACAAGCTGGCTCCCAAGCTGCAAGGAGAGATTCTGTTAAGCTCGAAGCGGTACGGCTATATTTCGCGCAAGCTTAAGAACATCGTCGGCCGCGCTTCTGTAATTCTTGGGGAACAGTCACGCCGAGGAAGCTTTGAGCCAATCGGGCTGGAGCTTGACTTTGGACCTGGGCGCACGCTTCCCCCGCTGACATTCGAACTGCCGAACGGCTGTGTTATGGAGATTGTCGGACGGATTGACCGCGTGGATATGGCGGAGGGCGAGCAGGGGCTTCTGCTGCGAGTCATTGACTATAAATCGAGTCAGACCGACCTCAAGCTTCATGAGGTGTATTACGGTCTATCCCTTCAGATGCTTACCTACCTGGATGTGATTATCAGCTCGGCGGAAGAGTGGCTCGGACAGTCTGCTGTACCGGCCGGCGCCTTGTATTTCCATGTGCATAATCCTCTGCTCCAATCTGCCAATGGGCTGGATCCGGAACAGGCTGGACAGGAGCTGCTGAAGAGGTTCAAGATGAAAGGCCTCCTGATGGCCGACAAGGATGTCGTATCCCGCATGGATGGATTGCTGGAGAAAGGCTATTCGGACATTCTCCCTGTTGCCCTAAAAACAGACGGGACATTCTACAGCAGCGCATCTGTGGCTACGTCCGAACAGTGGGATACGCTCCTTCGTTCGGTGAGAAATACCATCAAGGGAATAGGTACACGAATTACCGAAGGTGACGTTGCCATCGAGCCATACCGGATCGGGCAAGAGACCGCATGCACGCACTGTTCTTACAGACCTGTGTGCCAGTTTGATGAGACGATGGAAGATAACAAGTATAATATGCTGACCAAACCGGACAAGGAGCAGACGTGGGATCTGTTAGGGGAACGCAGCCGTCAGGCGGATGCGTCCTGGCTGCCTTCCGGTGAGGTCCGGACTATAGAGGAGGGACTGGAATGA
- a CDS encoding exonuclease SbcCD subunit D codes for MRILHTGDWHLGRTLEGRSRLSEQMMFLDELVQLAKDTKADLIMMAGDVYDSVNPPAAAEMMFYEAAARLTEDGRQLVAIAGNHDQPERVASVTPLVARSGITLVGLPSSEPVRLHAARTGETAVIAALPYPSEARLGELLAGQVDEGELRLAYSERVGRLMRLLGQSYSKNTVNLAMSHIYVLGGLECDSERPIQIGGAYTVDPSALDIGAQYTALGHLHRAQSVKGNGIIRYSGSPLAYSFSEAGQAKSVMLIDVEPGGVPVTEEIYLRSGRPLVRWTCTGGLEEVHRWLDEGRDGDAFIDLEIRLTKAMSLGDIQSLRKSREGIIHIRPVYPGRELEQTAAGRSQMPVHELFRKFYQRQSGGAEPEEELVELFMQLVAEDELASSLEDDAS; via the coding sequence ATGCGGATTCTGCATACAGGAGACTGGCATTTGGGGAGAACGCTTGAAGGACGCAGCCGGCTCAGTGAGCAGATGATGTTTCTGGATGAGCTTGTGCAGTTGGCCAAAGACACCAAGGCGGACTTGATTATGATGGCGGGTGACGTCTATGACAGTGTCAATCCTCCAGCAGCTGCGGAAATGATGTTCTATGAGGCGGCGGCGAGGCTAACCGAGGATGGCAGACAGCTCGTTGCCATTGCGGGCAACCATGATCAGCCTGAGCGGGTAGCATCAGTCACGCCATTGGTTGCCCGCAGCGGGATTACCCTGGTAGGGCTTCCATCGTCAGAGCCCGTGCGGCTGCATGCAGCCAGAACAGGAGAAACTGCCGTCATCGCAGCACTGCCTTATCCATCTGAAGCGAGGCTCGGCGAGCTCCTCGCAGGTCAGGTGGATGAAGGCGAACTGAGATTGGCCTATAGTGAACGGGTGGGGCGTCTGATGCGCCTTTTGGGTCAGTCCTATAGCAAGAACACGGTGAATCTGGCCATGAGCCATATTTATGTTCTTGGGGGTCTGGAGTGCGACTCTGAACGTCCGATCCAGATTGGCGGTGCTTATACTGTCGATCCTTCGGCACTAGACATAGGCGCCCAGTATACAGCGCTCGGTCATCTGCACCGTGCCCAATCTGTCAAAGGGAATGGCATAATCCGGTACAGCGGCTCGCCGCTCGCTTACAGCTTCTCTGAAGCTGGACAAGCCAAGTCGGTCATGCTTATAGACGTGGAACCAGGGGGAGTACCGGTCACGGAGGAGATTTATCTGCGGAGCGGCAGACCGCTGGTCCGGTGGACTTGTACGGGCGGACTGGAAGAGGTTCACCGCTGGCTGGACGAGGGACGTGATGGGGATGCATTCATAGACTTGGAGATTCGTCTAACGAAGGCCATGTCGCTTGGAGATATCCAGTCCCTGCGTAAATCCCGTGAAGGGATTATTCATATCAGACCGGTGTATCCGGGCCGGGAGCTTGAGCAGACGGCAGCTGGACGCTCACAAATGCCGGTTCACGAGCTGTTCCGCAAGTTCTATCAGCGCCAGAGCGGAGGCGCAGAGCCTGAAGAGGAGCTGGTGGAACTGTTCATGCAGCTTGTCGCCGAGGATGAGCTCGCATCAAGCTTGGAGGATGACGCATCATGA